The genomic window GGACCGGACGGATTGAACGCCAGCACGGTCTTGTCCCTGCCCAGTCGGGGGTTGTTCACGTGGTCGAAATTCTTCATATAGCCCACGCTGGCCAGTCCATCCTCCTGGTACATCCCCGCGTTGACCGCGGCAATCAGGTTGAACTGCCGGCTCCATTCCCGCGCGGTCATCTTTTCGCGGGTGTTCTCGGAGGCGTTGATCAGCTTGAATGCATAGTATCGCGGGTCGATCCGGACCACGGTGATCCTGTATTCGAGCTCATCGGAAGACGATGAGGAAAACTCCGCGACCCCCAGACCTTCATCGAGGACTTTCCACGGGTCTTTCTCGTCGCTTGCCCACGCGGGGAATACACAGGTGAACAGCAGGAAAGAAACGAGGAGCAGGAAACTTGTCCGAGACCGGGGCGAAGTTGCCGTTCCCGGTCGCGCGGGGAGCAATTCCGGCTTTCGGTCATAACCTTTGGAAAACCTCATCGAGACCATCCTGTCCGCTAAGGTTCCCGGGCAGTTTCCACGCGGCGGCCCCTTGCGGCCGCATCACGAAATGAAGCGAATGAGGATAAAACTTTCCGCCGCTCATTTTCCACTCGTGGGTCTTTTCTGTAAAGCCAAAAGAGCATGAATCGGCGTGCGCTCTCCATTCGGCCGAATCCTCGCGCCTTCTTCGAGCTGATCCGCATGAGGGCGGCTTCCCGTCATCGGGCGCCCCGTTTTTGACTCTCATGACCGACCGGCCCCTCATGTGCGGGCTTGCTCGGCGTAGAGATCGCCTCCATAATGTGCTTTGCCCCGACCGGCTCCTCTTGTGAGGGCTACCCCGGAGCGCGGCCGACCCCTGTCTGACCGATGTAACCCCGGACAACGAGCCGTCCGCCGGTCACGTCACCGGGGGTTTTCTGCCCGAGAGCAGTGAAACGAGAAAGAACACGAGAAACAGGATGAACAGGACTTGCGCGATCCATGCCTGCGCGCCGATAATCCCGCCGAATCCCAGTACGCCGGCTGCAATAGCCACTGCCAGGAATATCAAAGCCCA from Syntrophobacter fumaroxidans MPOB includes these protein-coding regions:
- a CDS encoding DUF1328 domain-containing protein, whose translation is MIAWALIFLAVAIAAGVLGFGGIIGAQAWIAQVLFILFLVFFLVSLLSGRKPPVT
- a CDS encoding phosphodiester glycosidase family protein; translation: MRFSKGYDRKPELLPARPGTATSPRSRTSFLLLVSFLLFTCVFPAWASDEKDPWKVLDEGLGVAEFSSSSSDELEYRITVVRIDPRYYAFKLINASENTREKMTAREWSRQFNLIAAVNAGMYQEDGLASVGYMKNFDHVNNPRLGRDKTVLAFNPSGPDVPEVQIIDRECQDFNSLRQKYRTFVQSIRMISCDRKNVWRQQAGRWSTVAIGTDETGKVLLLFCRSPITVHDFIEVLLTLPLSLQRAMYLEGGPQASLYLSTGKTTLERYGSWEPALEQNSSIQIPLPVPNVIGIVKKTP